One window from the genome of Thermococcus sp. EP1 encodes:
- a CDS encoding tRNA (adenine-N1)-methyltransferase yields MIKLGDKVVLLDPRGKRYLITVKEGEFHTDLGIINLEKLVDKEFGIFVESHKGYQFRVLKPRIVDYIDKMKRGPQIIHPKDAAQIVAFAGISPGDMIIEAGVGSGALTLFLANIIGPQGKIIGYEIREDFANLAWRNVEWAGFSDRVEIKLKNIYDGIDEEEIDHIILDLPQPENVVEHAVKALKPGGFLVAYTPCINQVDRLYKKLREYKKHFTKPRTIECLVRDQEVKPDCIRPRTTMLAHTGYITFVRKA; encoded by the coding sequence ATGATCAAACTCGGTGATAAGGTTGTATTACTTGATCCTAGGGGAAAACGATATCTAATAACCGTAAAAGAAGGGGAGTTTCATACAGATCTTGGTATAATAAACTTGGAGAAACTTGTGGATAAAGAGTTCGGAATATTTGTAGAGTCTCACAAGGGGTATCAATTTAGAGTACTGAAACCACGGATAGTAGATTACATTGATAAGATGAAAAGGGGCCCACAGATAATTCATCCAAAAGATGCTGCTCAGATTGTGGCATTTGCTGGAATCTCTCCTGGGGATATGATAATTGAGGCAGGGGTTGGAAGTGGGGCGTTAACCCTTTTCTTGGCCAACATTATTGGGCCTCAAGGAAAAATAATAGGCTATGAAATACGAGAAGACTTTGCAAACCTTGCATGGAGAAACGTAGAATGGGCCGGATTTTCTGACAGAGTGGAAATAAAGCTAAAAAATATATATGACGGGATAGATGAAGAAGAAATTGACCATATAATCCTGGATCTTCCTCAACCTGAAAATGTTGTCGAACATGCAGTAAAAGCTCTGAAACCAGGAGGCTTTCTCGTTGCATATACTCCGTGCATAAACCAAGTAGATAGACTCTATAAAAAACTGAGAGAATATAAAAAGCATTTTACAAAACCCCGTACTATTGAATGCTTGGTGAGAGACCAAGAAGTTAAACCAGACTGTATAAGACCACGAACCACTATGCTAGCTCACA
- a CDS encoding DUF257 family protein, producing the protein MEVSPILEFLKKNVSLGDFVIVEYPSSYSLAKLLWGGLIPEIPQEEVLIDDFFGIGDLLFRDYLRKASPEEYKKAIEATKKIRAIRIGPGRTSYASIVEEIPITYDVSEFMRSYYNALMNLFSVSAKVEYSITVGISQYLYFGGEKALRAILFTRSTLPFEDWSSIYFVNSDILDEKQLAVLRELASWQLKIEKEKGTYRIKVED; encoded by the coding sequence ATGGAGGTAAGCCCAATCCTTGAGTTCTTGAAAAAAAATGTGAGTTTAGGGGACTTTGTTATTGTGGAGTATCCATCTTCATATTCACTTGCAAAATTGCTCTGGGGGGGACTTATACCGGAGATCCCACAGGAAGAAGTATTAATAGATGACTTTTTTGGAATTGGTGATCTCCTCTTTAGAGATTACTTGCGAAAGGCTTCCCCAGAAGAATATAAAAAAGCGATAGAGGCCACAAAAAAGATCCGAGCAATACGAATAGGGCCTGGAAGGACTAGTTATGCTTCCATAGTAGAAGAAATCCCCATAACTTATGACGTCTCGGAATTTATGAGGAGCTATTACAATGCATTAATGAATCTCTTTTCAGTTTCTGCTAAAGTGGAATACTCTATAACCGTGGGTATCTCTCAATATCTTTACTTTGGAGGCGAAAAAGCATTAAGGGCAATTTTGTTTACGAGAAGCACTCTACCATTTGAAGATTGGAGTTCAATTTATTTTGTGAATAGTGACATTTTAGATGAGAAACAACTAGCAGTTTTGAGAGAACTTGCCAGTTGGCAGTTAAAAATTGAAAAAGAGAAAGGAACATACAGAATAAAAGTCGAAGACTAA
- a CDS encoding signal recognition particle protein Srp19, with product MKRFVIWTNEIDARIPRKYGREVPKNLAVNKPTLLEIVDAAKTIGLNVIEIDDKALNPRLSALDDTLKVKGRIIVESKHGKSKTLKLITQKVREFRKQHRKK from the coding sequence ATGAAGAGATTTGTAATATGGACAAATGAGATAGATGCAAGGATACCACGGAAATATGGAAGAGAAGTGCCGAAGAACCTTGCAGTAAACAAACCTACTCTACTCGAGATTGTCGATGCAGCTAAAACCATCGGACTCAATGTGATAGAAATCGATGATAAAGCTTTAAATCCACGACTCTCAGCACTAGACGACACTCTCAAAGTCAAAGGAAGGATTATAGTAGAAAGCAAGCATGGTAAGTCAAAGACACTAAAACTAATAACTCAAAAGGTTAGAGAATTTAGAAAACAGCACAGAAAAAAATAA
- a CDS encoding Lrp/AsnC family transcriptional regulator has protein sequence MVRAYVLLTIEIGKVERVIEEIKAISGVVKADAVTGPYDAIVELEASDLGELTRKILHDIHNIDGVIDTTTAIVVETE, from the coding sequence ATGGTTAGGGCATACGTTTTGTTAACAATTGAAATTGGAAAAGTAGAGAGGGTAATAGAAGAAATCAAAGCCATATCAGGAGTTGTAAAGGCTGACGCTGTAACTGGCCCATATGACGCAATAGTTGAACTTGAGGCCTCAGATTTGGGAGAACTTACCAGAAAAATACTCCACGATATCCACAATATAGATGGAGTAATTGACACTACAACTGCCATAGTAGTAGAAACAGAGTGA
- a CDS encoding ABC transporter substrate-binding protein: MKKQLATLLVVSVLVFAVVASGCIGGETTTQTTSTPTETSTETQPTGPTYEVIETDKSVILVGPEGAQVPTSLPSGKKIIKVTYVVDEANTPAVQQLMEEGQGFGAINPAFFRDTTVDALVIAARRETNPEIRTELFKALYILGNKYVPEIILGQNRQLRVYWEWVKGRYYHPTFPERYDLISEDPNAPSVPIGIGDYKNDAQTYVIGTIGWPESFDPAWTYETFGWEIWHEVGDTLVTYWKEETEKVTPDLAVAWAHNEDGTEWYFVIRGGVVAYDPWNDKTYPIDAVDVAFTFWRVQRLGHSVSWMVSSFMDVSKSQALTEKEFEDVFKDKKLIAEYNGKTVEVKSLQDLLNVFGYNGETAGVFKLVLPAPYAAVLGILADPFLSVVPMEYLLGDKYEEALSASNNGKTPDAWEAYIEEGEQDPTHQLMHKQPVGTGPFYVKEYKENAYIVLERNPYYWDKSIKPGHERVIYVINNDAVSRIQLFQTGTVDAVATPPERVNDVKGLEFQGFKSVVQTDILQPILTFIVFNTQKEPFNNPKVREALAYAIPYDQISEVVYSGLLERNWGPIPKPWPGFTEYGITKYTYDINKAQQLLQEAGINPSDYKIELIYNAGNSAREKIMTLLQNIWSQLGFQVTVGSYEWPVYLSKTSKGDYDVYVVGWVPDYLDSDNWVGPFLYGATEFSKIEISVES; the protein is encoded by the coding sequence ATGAAGAAGCAATTGGCGACACTATTAGTGGTAAGCGTTTTAGTTTTTGCAGTAGTTGCAAGCGGCTGTATTGGTGGTGAAACCACTACACAAACAACTTCAACCCCCACTGAGACTTCTACTGAGACCCAACCAACTGGCCCCACTTACGAAGTAATTGAAACGGATAAGAGCGTTATATTAGTTGGTCCTGAAGGAGCTCAAGTGCCTACTTCTCTTCCCAGCGGAAAGAAAATTATAAAAGTCACATATGTTGTTGATGAAGCCAACACTCCAGCAGTCCAACAATTAATGGAAGAAGGCCAAGGATTTGGTGCTATTAACCCAGCATTCTTTAGAGACACTACTGTAGATGCACTTGTAATCGCTGCAAGGAGAGAAACCAACCCAGAGATAAGAACTGAGCTCTTTAAAGCTCTTTACATCCTTGGAAACAAGTATGTACCTGAAATCATTCTCGGACAAAACAGACAACTTCGTGTTTATTGGGAATGGGTTAAGGGCAGATATTACCACCCAACATTCCCAGAGAGATATGATTTAATCTCGGAAGATCCTAATGCACCAAGTGTCCCCATTGGAATTGGAGACTACAAGAACGACGCTCAAACTTACGTTATAGGCACAATCGGATGGCCAGAGAGCTTTGATCCAGCTTGGACATATGAGACTTTTGGATGGGAAATTTGGCATGAAGTCGGTGACACTTTGGTTACCTATTGGAAAGAAGAAACTGAAAAAGTAACTCCAGATTTAGCTGTCGCATGGGCCCACAATGAAGATGGCACTGAATGGTACTTTGTTATTAGAGGAGGAGTTGTTGCCTACGATCCATGGAATGATAAGACATATCCCATTGATGCGGTTGATGTTGCCTTCACATTCTGGCGTGTCCAGAGATTAGGACACAGTGTTTCATGGATGGTCTCCAGCTTTATGGACGTTAGCAAATCCCAAGCTCTAACCGAAAAAGAGTTCGAGGACGTTTTCAAGGACAAGAAACTTATTGCTGAGTACAATGGAAAGACTGTAGAAGTTAAGTCTCTCCAAGACTTGTTGAATGTTTTCGGATACAATGGAGAGACTGCTGGTGTCTTTAAGCTTGTCTTGCCAGCTCCATACGCCGCAGTTCTTGGTATACTAGCAGATCCATTCCTTTCAGTAGTCCCAATGGAGTACCTTCTTGGTGACAAATATGAAGAGGCACTAAGCGCTTCAAACAATGGAAAGACCCCAGACGCTTGGGAGGCTTACATAGAAGAAGGTGAACAAGACCCAACCCACCAACTCATGCACAAGCAACCTGTTGGAACCGGGCCATTCTATGTAAAAGAATACAAAGAAAATGCTTACATAGTTCTCGAGCGCAACCCATATTACTGGGACAAGAGCATAAAACCAGGACATGAGAGAGTAATTTATGTTATAAACAATGATGCTGTTTCAAGAATCCAACTCTTCCAAACCGGAACAGTTGATGCTGTTGCAACACCACCAGAGAGAGTTAATGACGTTAAAGGTCTTGAATTCCAAGGATTCAAGTCAGTAGTCCAAACAGATATTCTACAACCAATATTAACATTCATAGTCTTCAACACCCAAAAAGAGCCATTTAACAATCCAAAAGTTAGAGAAGCTCTAGCCTATGCAATACCATATGATCAGATATCCGAAGTAGTCTACTCCGGATTGCTTGAGAGAAACTGGGGACCAATTCCAAAACCATGGCCTGGATTCACTGAGTATGGAATCACCAAATACACTTATGATATAAACAAAGCCCAACAACTCCTTCAAGAAGCCGGAATTAACCCAAGCGACTACAAGATTGAACTCATTTACAACGCTGGAAACAGTGCTCGTGAGAAGATCATGACATTACTACAAAACATTTGGAGCCAACTTGGATTCCAAGTCACAGTAGGAAGCTATGAGTGGCCAGTATACTTAAGCAAGACATCCAAAGGAGATTACGATGTCTATGTTGTCGGATGGGTACCAGATTACCTTGACTCAGATAACTGGGTTGGACCATTCCTATATGGTGCAACCGAATTCAGTAAGATTGAGATTTCAGTTGAATCGTGA
- a CDS encoding ABC transporter permease produces MAELKKFLIRRVLTFIPTIIGVTLIVFLIAYVIPADPAKAWAGGEKASPEAVERIKERYHLNDPWYEQYIFLVKGIATNTLIDPRTSNPVLDDIRDRFPVTFQLAIIAFIFTLIIGIPLGLISALKRNSIVDTIVRIFALIGVSTPVFWLGYLLIFVFFVKFRITNLAGVPPTPATQITHVPIIDALLTGDFVLFKQHLARFWLPGFVLGFMGTGVLARFVRNSFLEAISGDYIGFLKAKGVPKLRIYRHALKNALVPIVTVLGLQFGGLLGGTPITETVFALPGMGSYAIQSIQNLDFPVIVAITFIYALIYVTANLVVDILYAVIDPRVRY; encoded by the coding sequence ATGGCTGAACTCAAGAAATTCTTGATAAGAAGAGTTCTCACATTTATTCCTACAATAATTGGTGTCACTTTAATAGTCTTTTTAATAGCCTATGTAATTCCTGCCGACCCTGCTAAAGCATGGGCCGGTGGTGAAAAGGCCTCTCCGGAAGCTGTTGAAAGAATTAAAGAAAGATACCACCTAAACGATCCTTGGTACGAGCAGTATATATTCCTAGTAAAGGGTATAGCTACAAATACCTTGATAGATCCAAGAACTTCAAATCCTGTACTTGATGATATAAGGGATAGATTTCCGGTAACTTTTCAGTTGGCTATAATAGCTTTTATATTTACGCTCATTATTGGAATTCCGTTAGGATTAATCTCTGCTCTTAAGAGAAATAGTATTGTAGATACAATAGTTAGAATCTTTGCCCTAATTGGTGTTTCAACTCCTGTTTTCTGGCTGGGATATCTCCTGATTTTTGTGTTCTTTGTGAAATTTAGAATAACAAACTTGGCTGGAGTCCCTCCAACCCCGGCCACCCAGATAACACATGTTCCTATAATAGATGCTCTCTTAACGGGAGATTTTGTGTTGTTTAAACAACACTTAGCTAGATTCTGGCTCCCAGGATTTGTTCTTGGATTTATGGGAACTGGAGTATTAGCAAGATTTGTTAGAAACTCCTTCCTAGAGGCGATAAGTGGGGATTACATTGGGTTCCTAAAAGCAAAAGGTGTTCCAAAACTTAGAATCTACAGACATGCTTTGAAAAACGCTTTAGTTCCCATAGTCACAGTCCTTGGTCTGCAGTTTGGAGGTCTACTTGGAGGAACACCAATAACAGAAACTGTTTTTGCTCTTCCGGGTATGGGAAGCTACGCAATACAATCAATCCAGAACTTAGATTTTCCTGTCATTGTTGCAATAACCTTCATTTATGCCTTGATATACGTCACCGCTAATTTAGTTGTAGACATTCTCTATGCAGTAATAGATCCAAGAGTTAGGTATTAA